ATATATTTTAGATAAGAAGCAATTCCACCACTCCATGTATCCTTATATGCTCGTTCTTCAATAATGGAAGGTTCTTTTTCAATTTTCTCGTCTCCGAGTTTTGTTCTTATCGTAAAATCGGAACCTGTGAAAAACGGTGGATCAATATAGATAAGATTTATCTTTCCAGCCCATCCCTGCTTAATCATAGAACTCATGACTAACTTATTATCGCCCCAGACGAGGAGATTCTTCCAATCTTTGGAATAATTCTCAGGCCAATGTTTCAATGATTCTTCAAAATCTCCAAGCCCCTTTTGTATTCTGCGTGGTTTATTAATCGTTTCTACAACCTGGAACGGGAGATTCGGTCTTTCGACTGGCATTTTTTCTCTCAAATCCATTTTATCATATTTCTGATGCCAGAGCAATTCAACATATTTTTTGTTATTGGCCATTCTTATCATCTCCTAAGTGCACATATCTTTATCTTATTTTGGGTATATGTTATTTATGGAATATAGTTTCATTCCTATTACGATTTTTGCCCCTTTCCGCATACTTAGCGGTGTTCTCCTTCTTTTCTCCATGCCATGTGTCCATGATTTCATATAATGTTTCTATATACGCAGAAATACCTAGTCAAACTTCTGTGGATTCTCATAGGATGAATTTCCTCGAGATGGAGATATTTATTTCCAACGTCTATAAACTTTTTATGGGGCACCCCTACAACTGCAATGCCTCCCTGTTTTAACCAGTTTTTCATTTTAATGAATGCTTTTTCATAAAGTTTGTCAATATCATCGCCGATGTAAGTAGACCTCCCGTACGGTAGGTCCGATACTATCGCATCCACATTATTTATTGCTATTTCAGTTGCATCCGCATTGTAAAGTGTATAGCTCTCAATACCGTAATGTTCCAAATTTTTTCTGCAGCCCTCGATTATATTCTTTTTAATGTCTATACCGACAACCTTTGCCCCTATCAGTCCTGCCTCTATCAATATACCCCCCGTTCCACAAAAGGGGTCAAGAAGTGTCTCCCCTCTTTTAATACCAGACAGGTTTACAAGTGCCATTGCAATTCTCGGGTGGATAGAAATTGGGGGAGAGAAAGGCCTATACTGGGACCGCCTTCCTTCAAATTTTTTTCTATTGATACTTGCTATTTTTTTACACAGATATATCTCTTTGTCGGCAAATATGGTTATCTCGATATCCGGATTTTCCAGATCAACATTCAATTTTTTTTCCCTTTTTATAACGCCACCGATGTTATTTTTTAGGAGAGAGATACTCGTTCCGTCCCCGAACCTTCTCCCACTTATGCCAAAACTTTTTCCCACTCCAAAATCGATTTTACTTATTTTTTCTTCTACTTCGGTTACAGTTCCCTGGGCTATAACTTCATTAACAGTGTATGAGAGAGCAAGCCGCCCAGCAATTTCCCTGATTTTATCCATATTTGTTTCTACATCTACAATAAATATACTGTTCTTTTTTATTTCACCAAAATTTAAGCCATATGCAGCCATGCAGGCCTTTGCTTCAGCCAACGGAAGGGATGGATGTTCTCCAGATAACTCAAATAATATATTCATTCTTCCTTTCTTCTCAATGAATCCAAAATTTCCTTTTGTATTTCTAATTGCTCTCGCTGGTATGGTGCCACTGAATTCCGCTGAACGAGATTCTCGAGTAATTCTCTTATTCCCCTGTACGGATGCACCCCGTGGAGTTCATAGTAGCTCCTCGTCCTAGGAGTATTTATGCCCTTGCCACCCCCTGCAAATCCAAAGATGCCCACCTTTTTTTTCGCTTCTACGCCGCCGCCCGCAAACACCTCATCCTGTCCGAGTCCGAAACCGGACGGTGTTATCGGTATTATATCTCCAAATCCAAATATTTTTCCAATGATTCCCTGAGAAGCATCGATATCGGTTATCTTTTCATACCTTAAGCTTCTCTCCTTTACTCTTACTATGCCGCCCCTCAACAGAATCCTGAGGTCGGTGATAACATACCTATGAGAACGGCGATATATCTCAACTAAAGGCAGTCCAAGGATAAAAATGAAAATGGTATACAGCGGGAGAAAGAGATGTGTATTATCCCAAAGCTTCCAGTCCCATGATATTATCAAGCCCAAAATAATAATGGCCACAAATGAAAAAAATATTCTCCACCTTACAAAAGATAGTGATGCTATTATTCCAAAAAGTGCAATGCCCGCCATCCATATAAAAGTTGTGACCACGATGCCAATACCGTCCCAGTAAGCAGAATTAAAAAGCCATAAAAGAAAAAATCCCCAGATCAAAGGAATGAACCACAAAAGATGCAAATTTACAAACGACAGTGGATGAGGAGTGAGCTTTCTTTCTATTGTTTCGTTTTCTAATAGGTTTATCTTCACACTCGAATTAATGAATTTCTCATATACATGCTTTTTGCTTTTTCTTTTTAGCTTCGCTTCAGACAAATAAACAATTAGTAAAATCCATTATTCAGGCAATGAAAACATCAAAACATTTTAATAAATGTTCTTGTTTTACCTTCTAAATAGGTGAGATAAATGAGAAAAATTGTTGAGGAAGCAATTTCACGTGCTAATAATGAGAGTCAAGAAATAGAAATGAATGAAGAAGAGCTTAGAGAGATGGAGGAGAGCAATAGAGAACTGGAGGAAATACTATCTGGTCTAACCACTATAATAAAAGTTGTGGGGTGCGGAGGAGGAGGGACAAATACAATTGAGAGATGTGTTGATGCAAGAGTATATGGCGCGGAATTGATAGCACTAAATACCGATGCACAGCACCTTCTTCATGCAAGTGTTCCCAATAAAATATTGATAGGGAAGCATATAACAAAGGGCTTCGGAGCGGGCTCACTTCCTCAGAAAGGAAAGGAAGCAGCCATGGAAAGTGAAGAGGATATCAGGAATAAATTACAGGGAGCGGATATGGTATTTATAACATGCGGCCTAGGAGGGGGAACAGGTACGGGCTCAGCCCCAATCATATCAAAGATTGCAAGAGAGGACGGGTCACTAACTATTGCTATAGTAACTCTGCCGTTCAGTGTTGAAGGCCGCATACGGAGAGAAAATGCAGAAATGGGACTGGCAAGACTCAGGGAGATATGTGATACTGTTATTGTAATCCCAAATGACAAATTACTCGAGGTTGCTCCCAGGATGCCGCTGAATGCAGCATTCAAGATGGCAGATGAAATACTCATGAGAAGCATAAAGGGAATAACAGAGATGATAACAAAACCTGGCCTGATAAATCTGGATTTTGCGGATTTAAAGACAATAATGAAGAGGGGCGGAGTTGCGATGATAGGCATCGGAGAATCGGACAGCGAGAACAGGGCAACAAATGCTGTAACAGAAGCTCTCTCCTCACCATTACTTGATGTCGATATAAGCGATGCAACCGGAGCGTTGGTAAATGTTATAGGAGGAGAAGATATGACGATAAAAGAAGCGGAAGGCGTGGTAGAGGAGTTGTATTCAAGAATAAATCCTGATGCTTCAATAATATGGGGAACTTCAATAGATAAAAGCTTAAAAAGAGAGATAAAAGTCATGCTCGTGGTGACCGGCGTGAAATCCAAACAAATACTCGGACCGTCAGTAGAAGGAGAAATTGAAGGCAGCAAAGAACATGGAATAGATATTATACGGTAAAATGAGCAAAGCAATAGATAGAGCATGGGAAATCCAGTATAAAATAGAGAAAAAGACAGAGAGATTGGGAAAGGGGAAATATGGCCGCGTTCTTAAAATGGCCAGAAATCCTGAAAGTGAGGAATATATCAAAACTTCACAGATGGCAGTCATAGGAATTGCAATTATAGGGATAATAGGTTTCGCGATATATTTACTGGCTGCAAAGGTTGCACCGTGGATAGGAGATTTAATAGGGCTTTGAAATTATGGAAGAAGATACAAAAATTTTTGTTGTGAAAACACAGGTAGGACAGGAGGAGAACGTATCCAACATGCTTTATAAAATGGTAAAGAAAGAAGGAGGAGATGTTGCTTCGATACTTGCGCCAAGAGAACTGAGAGGGTACATATTTGTCGAAAGTTATGATTCTGACGTAATAAAAAAGACAATAAGGCATATGAAATATGCTAGAGACATTTTAGAGGAAGATGTACCGTTTGAGGAGATAGAACATTTCCTGTTCCCGCCTTCTGCGGTTGCCAATGTTGAAGAAGGAAATATCATCGAGTTGATATCTGGCCCCTTCAAGGGAGAAAAGGCAAAAGTAACAAGGATAGATGATGCAAAAGAAGAGATAACAGTTGAATTGCTGGAAGCGATGGTCCCAATCCCAATAACGGTCAGAGGAGAACAGGTAAGAGTATTGAAAAAGAAGGAGGAATAAAAATGGCAGAAGTAGTAGAAGTTCTTGTAGAAGGAGGGAAAGCATCAGCCGGTCCGCCCATAGGGCCTGCTCTTGGACCACACGGAGTAAACGTTGTAGAGGTCGTGAATAAGATAAATGAAGTAACGAAAGAGTTTAACGGTACGACGGTACCAGTTAAAATAATCATTAACCCGGCAACAAGGCAGTGCGAAATAGAAGTGGGAACTCCACCTGCATCTGCTCTTATCCTCAAAAGGGCGGGCATCGAAAAGGGTTCACAGGATGCGAGAGAGAAGAAGGTTGGAAACATCACAATGAAAGATGTAATAGAGATTGTAAAGATGAAGAAAGAAAGTTTGCTGGGAAAAGACACGAAAGCAAAGACAAAAGAGATTGTGGGAACATGCGTATCAATGGGCATAAAAGTTGATAAAAAAGATGCAAAAGATGTGGAAAGAGAAATAGAGGAAGGAAAATACGATTCCTTTTTTGACTAGATATTGTAAACTTTTACATCTACCTCGCTGGATGCAGAATTTCCGGCATTATCGTACGCGGTAACTTTTAGCGTGTGAGAACAGAATACTGTTTCATCCCACTCCCATTCGTACGGCGCCTCGCTGTCAATATTTTTACTCACGTTGTCCACGAAGAATTCCACTTTATTTACTCCGGATGTTGCATCGCTCACATTTGCAGTAACAGTTATTTTCCCAATTACAATAGCCTTGGGACGCAAAATTGGCATTACCTCTCTGTCAAAAAGATACAGGTGATTACGTCGTGGCTTTTGAAGTGACAAGGAAGGCGGTGTATTATCTAAAGTAAATGTAGAATTTGAGGTATCTGTCCCCTGGTTATTCGAAGAGTCCTTCACAGATATTTTTATCAGGTAATTATGCCCATCTTCTAGATCGGCAGTGTTCCATTGATACTCTCCCGTATTTTCTGCATTCGCAACCATCGTCTGCCAAGAAACCCCACCATCAACACTGTATTTTATCGTTGCCTTTAGTAAATTTGCAGGGTCATGATTGTCGGTGGCATTCCATTTAATAGTTACAACGCCAGATACATTTTCCTTTCCATTTGGATACAGCGCTTCTACTACAGGGGGCGTTGTATCCTTAATATGGAATGAATGAATGGCCGATGCATTGCCATTACTGGCGTCATCGATAGCATATATGGTGAAATTGTATGTGCCCAACTGTGTATATGATTTCTCACAATAATAAGTATGACCCGTCACATTCTGTTTTATAGAGAAATTATAATGGCTTGCATCTGGATATGATATGTTCAGAAACACATCTGCTATCCCAACATTGTCGGTTACTGTCGCAGAAACATTTATCCTGTGCCCAGGGCTTGCCTGAAATGGATTTGCCGTTATACCTGATATTTCCGGGGGTGTTGTATCCTGTATCTGAAATGAATGAATGGCCGATGCATTGCCATTACTGGCGTCATCGACAGCATATATGGTGAAATTGTATGTGCCCAACTGCGTATATGATTTCTCACAATAATAAGTATGACCCGTCACATTCTGTTTTATAGAGAAATTATAATGGCTTGCATCTGGATACTCTATGTCAAGGAATACATCTGCCAATGCAACATTGTCAATTACTGTCGCAGAAATTTTGACTGTTTTTCCAGCTTCCTGCACTGGAGGAGTTACCAGAATGTCCGATATTTCTGGAGGAATAGTGTCCTCTCCAGTTTCAACAGTAAACGATCTTTGTGCAGGCGTTTGATCCTCATTCCCTGCCTCATCTCTGGCTTTTACTTTGAATGTATATCCACCGTTTGGCAAATCATTATATGTTCTACTGGTATCAGAAACCCATGCGGACCACGAACCATCATATCCCTCTAGCTTGTATGAATAAACTAGATTGGCTGTTGAAGTTATATCATCAGAACCAGTCCATTCAAATGTTACATCATTATAATTTATAGTTCCACTTGGGCCACTGGTTATAGTTGTTGTTGGTGGCGTATTGTCAGCTGTTACCGTTACAGTTCCATTATTCGGGGAAGGAATGATTGTTTGATACTCTGTCCCGATAACCAGTGTAGAAGGATTTTCAGCTGTTCCCATAATAAAATCTACTGGTGATGTGCCTGCTGATTTTGCTCTGAACGTTATTGTTGCAAACGTTCCTGCAGTCGATACATTGCCCAGACCGAATATCATGTTTGCTATGGCTTTGATAGTGCCATTTATATTATCTACGATTCCATCTATAAAAAATTCATTGAAACCCTCAAATAAATCCCCCTTTACCATATCTACCACTTCTAAAACAGATGGATTGAAGCTTATAGAGCACTGTGCACCTATTATCGGCTCCGCCGGGTCTATGGTTATATTTACGGTAAAAGTTTCATCAGGAGATACAGTCTGGCTGTATGGCGAAACACCAATTTGAGTATCCGAAGAACCGCTAACTTCTAAAATTGCTCCAGTAAAGCCCCCAACAAAAAGGAGGATTGCTACAATCAAACTGAATATGCTCTTTTGCATTTTTTTCATATTTATAACCTCCATGTGTCTTTATAGATTGTATTGGATACACATATTTAAATTTCACTGAAATTCATTGATTTAGAAATATATAGATAAAAAAGTAAAAAAAGAAAAAAGGAGATTATTCCTGCTTCGTGGTTCTGCGGCGCCAGATGATAACCACTGCTATTGCTATGATTGCCAGAATTATTATCGCAATTATGGGCAATATAAAGCTGGGTTCTTTCTCAACAGGTATATCAAGCGACGTTACATCTGTCGCATTGTCATTGTCTGTAATGGTTAATGTCGCCGTGTATGTCCCGTCCGCATCGTATTTATGAGTTGGGTTCTGCTCATAACTGATATTGCCGTCTCCGAAGTCCCATGTATAATTTGTTATTGTGCCGTCGTCGTCTGTCGAAGTATCTGTAAATGTAATTTCTTTATTTACTTTTGGCTTATCTGGCAGATAGGTAAAGTATGCCGTAGGCGGCTCATTTGCAATCTCTATTGCCTGTGAACAAGTGTCTGTTGCACCCTTATCATCCTTGACCGTAAGTGTAACGGTATAAGTTCCGTTGTCGTCGTATTTATGCGTTGGTTTCTTCCCATAGCTTACATTTTCATCACCGAAATCCCAGGTGTAATTGACAATATCGCCATCGGGATCATCAGAATCAGATGCATCAAAAGTTATTGTGTCAAGGTCCGTCGGATTTAATGGGGTATATGAAAAATCTGCTACCGGCTCTTCATTTGTGTCTACAGTAAACGATCGAGTACGAGTGGACGATGGATTCCCTGCCCCATCTCTAGCCTCCACGTAAAATGTATAGCTGTCATCACTTAAACCGCCAAACGTCTTGGTTTTAGCTGACGACCACGACGACCAGCTACCGGTCAGTTTGTAGCGATACTGCAGTCCACCGACATTATCTGAGCCGCTCCATGAAAACGTGGAAGTGCTGGTATCAATAGTTCCGCTCGGTCCGCTCGTGATGGCCACTGTTGGGGGATCGTTATCAGAAACTGTTATTGTTCTATCTGGAGTAGTATTCTCATTACCAGCAGCATCTTTGAATATGCAGTTATAAACGATATTGGCTACTGAATTAGACGGGATATCTATTGTGTAGTTGTAATAATCTCCATCTTTTGTCATATCATGGAGAGTTCCAGATACATTGATTTTGTAATATGTAACATCAATATTATCGTTGGCAGTAAAGCTGACTAATACAGATTCTCCAGTGGTTCCGCTTGTTGGCTCAGCAACAGATGTGTATTGTGGCTTATCATTATCAGAAATAGTAACATCTTTTGTTCCAGTGCTATCCCAGTTACTGGAAGTATCAACAGCAGAGATGATGTAATGCAATGGCTGGAGCGTATGGTCAATGGTAATGACTTTTATGTAATTGTCACCGCTCTTTTCCATGCTCACGTTGGTATGCTCGCCGGTGCCATACCAGTATTCAACATAAACAGCTGAAACTTCTATGTTGTCCGTCACATCGGCATTCAATGTAAAGCTATCGCCAGTTGTTGCAACATTAGAAGTTAAATCTTGTATAGTTGGCGGTTCGCTATCAATAGTTATTGTTGCATTGATTATAGAAGGAGTGATTTCTTCAAACGAAGAATTCACTATTACTACATTGGAAATGTTTACAAATGATGCTCCTGATCCGATTGCTCTGAAGGTTATGGTTGCAAAAATTCCGGGTTCATCTGTAACATTATCCTCGAGATTTATTGCAGATATATTTCTGATCGTACCAGTATTATTGTCTATCTCCATTTTGTTAATCCAATCCCATTGGTCAAACAACCCTCCGTCAGATACATTAACTGCGTTTATGATTGACTGGTTGAATGTTATGTCGAATTGCAAACTCTTTATTGGCTCGGCAGGATTTAGAGTAACATCAACTGATATATCTTCGTTTATACTTCCAGTTTGACCGGAAGGCAATATCTCCAAAATAGTAATAGTAGAGACAACTCCGGGATTTGCCGCAATGTCTTCCTGTGGCACTTGCTGGGGGGGGTAAGATGCATCTGTTAACTTTATATTGGAGAAATTTATAGTTGATATTCCTGCTTCAATTGTTTCAAATTTGATAGTTGCAAATACACCGTTGGTTGCAGTCCCCTCAAAGTTAAACGCAACAATACTTTTTATTGTACCGTTTTCGTTATCGATTGCCCAGTTAAATCCCATATCAGGCCCCCATGTATCAAACATTCCTCCGTTGATAACATCAGTGGCATTTAGGATATCGGGGTTGAACACAACATCGATCTGCACTCCTGTAAGCGGCTCTGCTGAGTCTATGGTGATATTTAC
The Candidatus Thermoplasmatota archaeon genome window above contains:
- a CDS encoding methyltransferase domain-containing protein, whose protein sequence is MNILFELSGEHPSLPLAEAKACMAAYGLNFGEIKKNSIFIVDVETNMDKIREIAGRLALSYTVNEVIAQGTVTEVEEKISKIDFGVGKSFGISGRRFGDGTSISLLKNNIGGVIKREKKLNVDLENPDIEITIFADKEIYLCKKIASINRKKFEGRRSQYRPFSPPISIHPRIAMALVNLSGIKRGETLLDPFCGTGGILIEAGLIGAKVVGIDIKKNIIEGCRKNLEHYGIESYTLYNADATEIAINNVDAIVSDLPYGRSTYIGDDIDKLYEKAFIKMKNWLKQGGIAVVGVPHKKFIDVGNKYLHLEEIHPMRIHRSLTRYFCVYRNII
- a CDS encoding PH domain-containing protein, whose product is MKINLLENETIERKLTPHPLSFVNLHLLWFIPLIWGFFLLWLFNSAYWDGIGIVVTTFIWMAGIALFGIIASLSFVRWRIFFSFVAIIILGLIISWDWKLWDNTHLFLPLYTIFIFILGLPLVEIYRRSHRYVITDLRILLRGGIVRVKERSLRYEKITDIDASQGIIGKIFGFGDIIPITPSGFGLGQDEVFAGGGVEAKKKVGIFGFAGGGKGINTPRTRSYYELHGVHPYRGIRELLENLVQRNSVAPYQREQLEIQKEILDSLRRKEE
- the ftsZ gene encoding cell division protein FtsZ; translation: MRKIVEEAISRANNESQEIEMNEEELREMEESNRELEEILSGLTTIIKVVGCGGGGTNTIERCVDARVYGAELIALNTDAQHLLHASVPNKILIGKHITKGFGAGSLPQKGKEAAMESEEDIRNKLQGADMVFITCGLGGGTGTGSAPIISKIAREDGSLTIAIVTLPFSVEGRIRRENAEMGLARLREICDTVIVIPNDKLLEVAPRMPLNAAFKMADEILMRSIKGITEMITKPGLINLDFADLKTIMKRGGVAMIGIGESDSENRATNAVTEALSSPLLDVDISDATGALVNVIGGEDMTIKEAEGVVEELYSRINPDASIIWGTSIDKSLKREIKVMLVVTGVKSKQILGPSVEGEIEGSKEHGIDIIR
- a CDS encoding protein translocase SEC61 complex subunit gamma; this translates as MSKAIDRAWEIQYKIEKKTERLGKGKYGRVLKMARNPESEEYIKTSQMAVIGIAIIGIIGFAIYLLAAKVAPWIGDLIGL
- a CDS encoding transcription elongation factor Spt5 encodes the protein MEEDTKIFVVKTQVGQEENVSNMLYKMVKKEGGDVASILAPRELRGYIFVESYDSDVIKKTIRHMKYARDILEEDVPFEEIEHFLFPPSAVANVEEGNIIELISGPFKGEKAKVTRIDDAKEEITVELLEAMVPIPITVRGEQVRVLKKKEE
- a CDS encoding 50S ribosomal protein L11, yielding MAEVVEVLVEGGKASAGPPIGPALGPHGVNVVEVVNKINEVTKEFNGTTVPVKIIINPATRQCEIEVGTPPASALILKRAGIEKGSQDAREKKVGNITMKDVIEIVKMKKESLLGKDTKAKTKEIVGTCVSMGIKVDKKDAKDVEREIEEGKYDSFFD
- a CDS encoding triple tyrosine motif-containing protein, whose product is MKKMQKSIFSLIVAILLFVGGFTGAILEVSGSSDTQIGVSPYSQTVSPDETFTVNITIDPAEPIIGAQCSISFNPSVLEVVDMVKGDLFEGFNEFFIDGIVDNINGTIKAIANMIFGLGNVSTAGTFATITFRAKSAGTSPVDFIMGTAENPSTLVIGTEYQTIIPSPNNGTVTVTADNTPPTTTITSGPSGTINYNDVTFEWTGSDDITSTANLVYSYKLEGYDGSWSAWVSDTSRTYNDLPNGGYTFKVKARDEAGNEDQTPAQRSFTVETGEDTIPPEISDILVTPPVQEAGKTVKISATVIDNVALADVFLDIEYPDASHYNFSIKQNVTGHTYYCEKSYTQLGTYNFTIYAVDDASNGNASAIHSFQIQDTTPPEISGITANPFQASPGHRINVSATVTDNVGIADVFLNISYPDASHYNFSIKQNVTGHTYYCEKSYTQLGTYNFTIYAIDDASNGNASAIHSFHIKDTTPPVVEALYPNGKENVSGVVTIKWNATDNHDPANLLKATIKYSVDGGVSWQTMVANAENTGEYQWNTADLEDGHNYLIKISVKDSSNNQGTDTSNSTFTLDNTPPSLSLQKPRRNHLYLFDREVMPILRPKAIVIGKITVTANVSDATSGVNKVEFFVDNVSKNIDSEAPYEWEWDETVFCSHTLKVTAYDNAGNSASSEVDVKVYNI
- a CDS encoding PKD domain-containing protein: MKMESKINIKRETMKENRIGGWKTTLLLTTFLVVGLCFGGVQSLSSYSDVSANPEPAVTIAIMPAEERVPVRATVTVNITIDSAEPLTGVQIDVVFNPDILNATDVINGGMFDTWGPDMGFNWAIDNENGTIKSIVAFNFEGTATNGVFATIKFETIEAGISTINFSNIKLTDASYPPQQVPQEDIAANPGVVSTITILEILPSGQTGSINEDISVDVTLNPAEPIKSLQFDITFNQSIINAVNVSDGGLFDQWDWINKMEIDNNTGTIRNISAINLEDNVTDEPGIFATITFRAIGSGASFVNISNVVIVNSSFEEITPSIINATITIDSEPPTIQDLTSNVATTGDSFTLNADVTDNIEVSAVYVEYWYGTGEHTNVSMEKSGDNYIKVITIDHTLQPLHYIISAVDTSSNWDSTGTKDVTISDNDKPQYTSVAEPTSGTTGESVLVSFTANDNIDVTYYKINVSGTLHDMTKDGDYYNYTIDIPSNSVANIVYNCIFKDAAGNENTTPDRTITVSDNDPPTVAITSGPSGTIDTSTSTFSWSGSDNVGGLQYRYKLTGSWSSWSSAKTKTFGGLSDDSYTFYVEARDGAGNPSSTRTRSFTVDTNEEPVADFSYTPLNPTDLDTITFDASDSDDPDGDIVNYTWDFGDENVSYGKKPTHKYDDNGTYTVTLTVKDDKGATDTCSQAIEIANEPPTAYFTYLPDKPKVNKEITFTDTSTDDDGTITNYTWDFGDGNISYEQNPTHKYDADGTYTATLTITDNDNATDVTSLDIPVEKEPSFILPIIAIIILAIIAIAVVIIWRRRTTKQE